The sequence below is a genomic window from Bradyrhizobium septentrionale.
GCCCGATACTCGTCACGGTTACTGCCGAGAATGATCGGCACGCGATTCCATGCACCCGACCTGAACAGGTCGGACAGCGGCTGTTTCGGCAGGACGACACCGTCGCGAATGGGACGCGGGGTGAGGTACATTCCGCCCGTGCCGGGCTTGACGGCTCCGAGCAACTGCGCCGGTGAGAGCGAGCGTAGAAAAGCGGCGACTTCCACCGGTGGCATGGCTTGCAGTGTATTGTCAGCCGAATCCACGTCCGCGTTCCGTCCCGCGGTCACCCAGAGGCGGGCCGCGATCTCGTGCGAACTGGTCCGGAAGCTTTCCAACGGCGAATGATTTCGCTCGGTGGCTTCATCGACATCGAATGTATCGACCACGGGAGACTGCGCGATCGCACGATGAAACAGTCCGGCGGCAAGCGGACTTGCCAGTAGCGTCAAAACGTTCTGGGCTCCGGCGGATTCGCCGAAGATTGTCACGCACTCGGGATCCCCGCCGAAGGCGGCAATGTTCTCTCTCACCCAGCGCAGCGCCGCAATGAGGTCGAGTGTCCCGAAATTGCCAGATTGCTCTTCAGGGGTGGCCTGATCAGCCTTGATCAGCGCGGGGTGACAGAACCAGCCGAGCACGCCCAGGCGATAATTCACGGTCACGACGACGATGCCGTCGTGCGCGGCATAATTGCGTGCCACGTCGTACGTAGCGGAAGTGCCGGCGGCGTTCGCCCCGCCGTGGATCCATACCATCACGGGACGGCGGCGGGCGGCCGGCGCTTCGCTGGGAGCGAACACGTTCAGAGTAAGACAATCCTCGTCTCCGACGACCTTGCCGTGCAGACGAGCGGGTGCTTGCACGAGCATCCCAGCGTATTGTGGGGCCATTGGTCCGTGCTCAAGGGCCTTGAGCACTCCTGCCCAAGCAGGTGATGATTGGGGCGCGCGCCAACGCAAGGGGCCGACGGGAGCAGCGGCGTAACGTATGCCCCGCCAAGCATACGTACCGTTTGGTTCGCGAGAACCGATCAGTTCGCCCCCTTTTACGCGGCGGTGGGTGTCCGGATGCACCGTTCTCGGATGCGTGCGCAGCATATTCGCCAGCTCTCCTCAAAATTCTTTCGACGTCGAACTCTCTTGCTCGACGCTGCGCGTAGCCGCTTGCTTGATCCTGAAGCGTGCGAATGACGGCTTGCCGTGCACCAACGCTCTCAAGCAACCCTTTGCTTTGAGGCGCCCGGGGTCTTGTCTTTCCGGATGAAGGTGAGCGCGGCGGGGCGCATCCATTCCAGGGCTGGGTCCTCGATAGGCTTGCGAAACATGGCGCGGTCCCATTCGTAGTTGTGAAACACACGCCACGGCACGTCTCGCCCTTGCCTGGGGAGCGCGCCTCCGCCACGTTGAATATATCCAGCCCGAACTGAATCGAGGATGCCGTCATCCTGCAGTTCACCGGAAGCGGCTCGTGGCGTTACACTCCCGACGCGGCGGCGATCCATCTCCTTCAGCAAGCGACAGACGTAGTCGGTCGCCATGTCGAGCTTCAGGGTCCATGAGGCGTTGGTGTATCCGATCAAGTATGCGAAGTTGGGAGTGTCTTCCAACAACACGCCCTTGTAGGTCATGCGCTCGTTGAGGCGGGTTACCTTGCCGTCGATCTTTAGCTCAATCCCGCCCAGGGTCTGCAATTGAAGGCCGGTGGCTGTCACGACGATATCCACCTCGATCTCGCGGCCGGATTTCAGCGCAATGCCGCGTTCCGTGAAGGTCTCGATGTGATCCGTGACGACCGAAGCTTTCCCGTCTCTCAAAGCTTTCAATAGATCGCCATCCGGAACCACGCATAGGCGCTCATCCCAGGGCTGATAGTCCGGGCTGAAATGACTCATATCGAAGTCGGGCCCCAGTCGTCTTCGCGTGGCGCCCAGCAGCAACTTTCGCGCCAGGCGAGGAAACCGCCTGCAGCCTTTGTAGATGAAGCGCTGAAGCCAGATATTACGACGCCGCAGCAGGGCGTAGGTCCAGCGGTTTGGCAACACGCGGTTGAGCGCTGCGGATGAACCATCGTAGCCTGGGAAGGAGAACAAGTAGCTGGGCGAACGCTGAAGCATGGTGACGTGCGCTGCGTCCGGCGCCATGGCCGGAACGATTGTCACCGCGGTGGCGCCGCTGCCGACTACCACAACACGCTTGCCTTTGTAGTCAAGCCCCTCGGGCCACTGCTGAGGATGGATGCACTGCCCCTTGAAGCGCTCGACATTGGGGAAGCTCGGAAGATATCCTTGATCATGGTTGTAATAGCCGGTTGCGGCTATGAGGAAATTGGAAGTGAACTGGTGCGCCTCTCCACTGTCCTCGTCGACGGCCGTCACCGTCCAGCGCTGCTCAGAGTTAGTCCATTCGCACCGCGATATGCGCAACGAGAACCGTATCTTCTTGTCGATGCCGCGCTCGCGGGCGGTCTCGGTCAGGTAGCTCTTGATGGACGGACCATCAGCGAAAACTGTCGTGCTCGTCCACGGCCGGAAGCTGAAGCCATAGGTCAGCATGTCTGAGTCTGATCTGACTCCGGGATAGCGAAACAGATCCCAGGTGCCGCCGATCGACTTGCGCCTTTCGAGAATGCCTATTCGCTTTCCTGGGCATTGTGCGGCAAGCTGGCAGGCCATTCCAATTCCCGAAACGCCGGCGCCGATGATCAGGACGTCGTATTGGTTGACCATTTCCTTGTTCTCCCCGCAGTATTGATTGGTTTCCATGAGTGTTCGCAGAGAGCCCTTCGGGTGTCTTGACATCCCGAGACAAACGTTTGACGTTTTGAGACATGACGGTTTTTTTGCGAGCCGGAGGGATTCGGGGATATGCCGCGTTGATGCGCGACATCGGTCACGATCCCTTACCTTTGCTGCGCCGCCACAGGATCCGATTGAAGTCCCTGGATGATGAGGACACGTTGCTTCCGCTTCGATCTGTCGTTCACTTGATGGAAGCGACAGCGACGGAAGCAAATTGCGGTGATTTCGGTTTGCGCATGGCGCGAGCGCACGACGTCAGCATCCTTGGGCCTCTAGGCGTTGCAATGCAGAATGCGTGGACGTTCAAGGACGCAATTGACTACACCTCGCGCTTCCTTTTCTTGCAGAGCCCTGGGTTGGTTGTTTCTTATTTTGCCAAGAGTGAGTTCGACGATCGAGCGGCCGAAGTGAGTATCGATATCGTGCTCGACCCGCGGCCCCCGCTGCGTCAATCGATTGACCTGTCGCTGGGCTCAGCTCATCGAATCTCTCAGCTGCTGGCGGGAGAGCACTACAAACTCAGGGCGGTTACACTTCCGCATACGCCCGTCGTCTCTCTTGCAGTGTATCAGCGTTTCTTTGGTGCGCGGGTCATTCCCGGCCAAGAGCGAGCCAGCTTGCATATCGACCGCGCGACTTTCCGTGAAAAGTTGCGATCGACAAATCCGGCACTGAGAGAAATTGCCGAAGATTACCTTTCAAGGCACTTTCGGAATCCAAACGATAGCGTCACGTCCCGCGTACGCCTGGCGATCCGGCGTACCTTGGGCGTTCAGCCCGCCCGGAAGAATGATTTGGCAGGGATGCTCGGCTTCCATCCCCGCACCATGCAACGCCGACTCGAGGCAGAAGGCTCCAGTTTCGAGGCGATCAAAGATGCGGTGAGAAAGGAGCTCGCGCTCCAGTATCTTCGGGAGACGACGATTCCGCTCGCAAAACTGGCGAGCATGCTGGCCTTCCCCGAGCACTCTGCATTAACGCGATCGTGTCGACGTTGGTTCGGCGCGCCACCGTCGGCAATTCGGCGCGACTTGGTAGTCGTCGGCAAAAACAAGGTCACCGTTTCGAAAAGTGAGCGCGCGAGCTGACGTTGTGAGCCGTGGACGCCCCGCTGGCGAAGGCTGGCAAGCCAAATTGAGCGCCAGAACCTTTGCCGCGGCCTTTACGGCCTTAGTGGCTCGAGCAAGAGAGAAGCGACATGACCCGGCTCCAATCCTTCCCGCTATGCCGCTTCCTGCGTCTCGTGATGTGAGGGGTTGCGCCTCGGTTGGTTGAGCCGTTTGAGGGCAGCCGGCCTCTGAAGTCCAACTTCAGAGGCCGTGCTTTCAGGGGATCAAGCGCTTGGTCACTCGGTCGATCTTTTCGCCGAGGCGCGCGCGCCGCGCGTGGCGGGCTGCCTGGGCTGGTAAGCCATGGCAGTGTTGCCCCAGTCGGGCCCGAGCGCACAAGTACCTGCAGTACCCGAAACCGAAGCCCTGCATTGCTCAAGGCTCGAAAAACCGCATCCTTTGATAACTGAAGGTTCTTGCGCGCAATATTCGGCGGCCTGCGCGCCGCGGGGTGCGAACACGATGACACCAAGCGCACACAGCGCAGGTGCGGAGATCATCTTCAATATCCGTTTCATCTCTTGGTCCTTTTTAGCAGCGGTCGGTCAAGTGAGGCCTTGCCGTCCCGTGAGATGAAATTGCGGACCTCTCGGTAGTTTGATAAGATGAAATAAATTGAATGGCTTATTTGCAAAAACCAAAGAATGACCCACGTCCAATTCGCTGAACTAACAGCCTTTGTGGCCGTTGCAGAGCAACTTAGCTTCACGAAGGCGGCCGTCCAGGTTGGTGTTGCCCTGCCGACGATGAGCCAGACCATCCGGTCGCTCGAAGAGCGTCTCGGGGTCAGGCTATTCAATCGCACCACGCGCAGCGTCGCGTTGACGGAAGCCGGCGAGCGGCTTCTCGCTGAAATACAGCCGATCGTCGAGGGCATCGATCATGCGCTCGAGAGCGTCAATCTGTTCCGTGACAAACCGATAGGGACTCTACGTCTGGCGGTCTCGAGGCCTTCCGCAACGACGGTGCTCGCGCCCTTGATTCAGCCATTTCTTGCGGAATACCCCGGCATCCACCTTGAGGTATCGGTCGACGACACACACGGCGACATTGTCAGCGGGCGATTCGATGCAGGCATTCGCGTCGGTCGCAGAATCGAACGCGACATGACGGTCCTGCGTCTCCATGATGATTTCAGGATGCTCGCGGTGGCGGCTCCGAACTATTTGGCCCGCCATCCGGCACCGTCTGTTCCGAAGGATCTCCATACGCACAGTTGCATCCGGTGCCGCTTCCCTTGGGATGGCTCGATACAGCCATGGATATTTGTTAACGGTCGCCAGCAGGTCGAGATCGCCGTCAAAGGTTCGTTTACCGTCAATGATCTTGATTTACTCCTGAGCGCGACGCTCGATGGAGTCGGCATTTCGTACCTCGCCGAGCCATTGGCTGCACCATACTTGGCGCAGGGCCGGCTGATCGCGCTGCTGGCAGGCTGGAGCTTCACGCTTCCCGGTGTTTTTCTATACCATCCCAACCGCCGTCAGACGCCTATGCCGCTTATGGTATTCCTCAAATTCATCAAGAAATGGCGAGGTCGCATTCCCATGGCCAATGCTTTGATAGCCGATCGTGCTATTTGAGCTCCGAAGTCGGCGATACGTTCACTTTACAGGGCATCCAAGCCACGTGATCACGGCGAGCGTACGAAATCCGGGAGCTATTCGCCGCGGAAAGACCTGCCCCGGATTACGCTTCGCTGCATCCGGGCTGATCAAAACAAAACGGCCGCTCGATGGAGCGGCCGTTCGTGTTCAGGCGACACGCACACGCTTACGCGTAGTTGCTGTCATCGCTTCCGCCGTCGAATCCGCCGTCATCGTCGTCATCATGATCGAAGCCGTCAGAATCGTGGTCGGTGTTGTCGTCGTTGTTGTTGCTGTTGTTCGAGGCCTGGTCGAACAGGCCTGAGCGCGAGCTGGAATTGTCGTTGCCGCGGCCGGATGAACCGACGTCGTTGATCCCGGCGTCACGCGCCAGATCGCTCGACGACTGGTCGCCGCTCCAGGGGCGCGAACCGCCGCCCAGACCGCCGGCATCGGCCAGCGACTGATGGCTGCCGCCACCCATCATGCCGCGGATGCTGGAGAGCAATAGCCCGCCGCCGACCACGCCGGCCGCGGCCGCCGCCGCCGTGCCGAGGAACGAGCCGCCGCCACCACCGGGAGTGCCGCCGCCGAAGGCCGGGGGCTGCGGGCCGCCGTAAGGCTGGCCGTATTGGCCCTGGCCGTATTGCTGCGGCGGCTGGCCGTAGTTCTGGCCATAGCCGCCCGCCTGCTGCATCGCCTGGCCCGAGTTCCAAACCGGGCGGCTGCCGCCGACATCGGGGGCGCGGACCGGCGGCACCGAGCCATGCGGCTGGCCCTGTCCGAAGACCGCGTCGCGCATCGAATCGAGGAAGCCGCCGCCCTGCTGCTGTGCGGGCGGTTGCTGGCTGACCGCGGCCTCGAGCTCCTGGATCCGATCATGGGCGCGCTTCAGCGCCTCGTCCTGCACCAATGCGGTCTGCACCAGCGCGTAGACCGCATTCGGCGCGCTGCGCAGGCCCTGCATGATCGCGGACATGGCCTCGCCGTCGCGCGGGGCATTCTCCAGCTTGGCAAGCCGGTCGAAGAGATCGTCGATCAGTTGGCGTTCTTGCGGTGTCATGGCGTTCTCCATCGCGTCGATCGAATCGCCGCGCCCGAGATGTAGGACGGGCTTTGTGGCGCAAGGAGTGGGGGGCCGAATTAAATTTATGTATGCGACAATACGACCGGCGGTTTTTCCTGAACCTAAAGCGTTTTCGAGCGAAGTGGTACCGGTTCGCGTGAAGGAAACGCGTCAAAACAAGGGTCAGGCCAGTGTAACTTTATTCAGGGCGACCAGGGCCGGGAAATCGTCGCCTGCCAGATAGGCATGTTCGGTCTCGCGCTGCGTCGTCAGCGGGTCGAGGCTTTTCAGCGTGTCATCGACGAAACCGGGATGGCACATCACGAGGCCGCCGTCGGGCATGCCGTCCAGAAAGCCGCGCATCAGTGCCGCGAAATCGTTCTCGCGCGTGAAATCATAGGCTCCGGCGAAGGCCGGATTGAACGTCAGGCCGGCGCGGGTGGCTTTCGCCCGGAATTGCGTGCTGAGCACGTTCAGCACCAGGGCCTTCGGCCCGACCAGCCGTGCCAGCGGACCGTCGCGTCCGCACTGCCGCACCCAGGCCTGCGGCGCGCGCTCCTTCACCGCGCGCAGGAAGCCGTCGCGCACCTGCGGGAACAGCTGCGCGTGCTGGTGACCGTCGACGAAATCGGGCGCGCGGCCGAACAGATCGTGGAAGGCGTCGAGCTGCGCCAGCACCTCGGCATGCACGAGCTCGGCATCTAACCGCCGCATCAGCCCGGCGCGCAGCAGTTTTGCGAACGGCAGGAACATGTCGCCGTCGAGCGGGCGGAAATGCATCGTCAGCGGCCGGAACGGCGCGGTCAGCGTCACATGCAGCCCGATCGCGCAGCGCGGGCTGCATGTGACCGAAGCCTGCAGCGCGGCCGCAGCCTCGCGGCCGATCGCCGGCGTCACCGTCATCACCGAGGTCGCGTTGAGGCGGCCGCGCTCGATCAAATCGCGGATGGCGCGGTTGACGCCGTCACTCAGGCCGTAATCGTCAGCACACAGCCAGATCCGGCGTGGCGGGGATTCGCTCATTCGGCGGCGGTCCGCTCGGCGGCGCTTTGCGCCGCACCGCCGTCTGCGTGCTTCTCGGTATGCTCGGCGACGAAGTAGATCGGCCGCGCCTTCAATTCGGAGAGGATCTTGCCGATATATTCGCCGACGATGCCGATCATGATCAGCTGCACGCCGCCGATCGTCATCACGCCGATCATCAGCGACGGATAGCCGGGGACCTGCTTGCCGGTGGTCAACACCTCCCAGAGGATCGAGAGACCGAACAGGAAGGCCGCGCCTGCGAGCAGCGCGCCGAGCAGGCTGGCGAAGCGCAGCGGCGCCACCGAGAACGAGGTCAGGCCCTCGATCGACAGGCCGATCAGCCGGCCGGCATTGAAGGTGGTGACGCCATGCGCGCGCGGCGCCGGCTCGTAGTCGACGCGGATCTGCCTGAAGCCGATCCAGCTCGCGAGCCCCTTGAAAAAGCGGTTGCGCTCCGGCAATTGCCGCAGCGCCGCGGCCGCGCGCGGCGACAGCAGGCGGAAGTCGCCGGCATCTTCCGGGATCTTCTGCCGCGCGCCCCAGTTGATCAGCGCGTAGAAGCCGCGCCCGGCCAGCCGCCGGAACGCCGATTCATTGTCGCGATGCGCCTTCGCCGTGTAGACCACGTCGTAGCCGTCATCGATCCAGTGCGCGACCAGCTGTTCCACCAGCGTGGGCGGATGCTGGCCGTCGCCGTCCATGAACAGCACCGCGCCGCGGCGCGCATGGTCGAGGCCGGCCATCAGCGCCGCCTCCTTGCCGAAATTGCGCGACAGCGACACCACCTGCAGGTCCAGCCCATCGGCGGGCAGGCCGCGGGCGATCGCAAGGGTAGTGTCGGCGCTGCCGTCGTCGACATAGACCACTTCGCAAGGCAGCCCGTAGCGGGCGCGCAGCGACTTGGCGAGATCGATCAGCCGCTGGTGCAGCGCCGCAAGCCCGGCGGCCTCGTTGTAGACCGGCACGACGATGGACAGACCCTGCGCGGCGGCGGTCTTGGCGGTTGTGGTCAGGCTGGAAACGTCAGAGCCCAGCATCATCGGTCAGGTTCCAGAACTAGGCGCGTTTTCGAGCGAAGCGGACATCCGGCTCGCATGCGGAAAACGCGTCAAACAAGAGAGGTCAAACAAGAGAGCTTGAACAGAATAT
It includes:
- a CDS encoding carboxylesterase/lipase family protein, giving the protein MLRTHPRTVHPDTHRRVKGGELIGSREPNGTYAWRGIRYAAAPVGPLRWRAPQSSPAWAGVLKALEHGPMAPQYAGMLVQAPARLHGKVVGDEDCLTLNVFAPSEAPAARRRPVMVWIHGGANAAGTSATYDVARNYAAHDGIVVVTVNYRLGVLGWFCHPALIKADQATPEEQSGNFGTLDLIAALRWVRENIAAFGGDPECVTIFGESAGAQNVLTLLASPLAAGLFHRAIAQSPVVDTFDVDEATERNHSPLESFRTSSHEIAARLWVTAGRNADVDSADNTLQAMPPVEVAAFLRSLSPAQLLGAVKPGTGGMYLTPRPIRDGVVLPKQPLSDLFRSGAWNRVPIILGSNRDEYRAFIADKAEHAWLLPGKFPVLRNRAEYLGEAGFLSKVWRSINLDEPADALLASGHSEVWTYRFDWDEAPAVPVLRPDLLFGAAHGMEMPFAFRDVRGELDLFKVNTPFNKAGRAAVAEAMGSAWASFAHSGVPSLPNGFNWQRRTTDRGPDSLVIDSPAGGGLRMEMLRADVSSIKAGLRRSADVSSGTARCRIYARAFLWCPMFVQHGSLDEYDQWCEEFSCNTPAHVFRPVMEV
- a CDS encoding flavin-containing monooxygenase — translated: METNQYCGENKEMVNQYDVLIIGAGVSGIGMACQLAAQCPGKRIGILERRKSIGGTWDLFRYPGVRSDSDMLTYGFSFRPWTSTTVFADGPSIKSYLTETARERGIDKKIRFSLRISRCEWTNSEQRWTVTAVDEDSGEAHQFTSNFLIAATGYYNHDQGYLPSFPNVERFKGQCIHPQQWPEGLDYKGKRVVVVGSGATAVTIVPAMAPDAAHVTMLQRSPSYLFSFPGYDGSSAALNRVLPNRWTYALLRRRNIWLQRFIYKGCRRFPRLARKLLLGATRRRLGPDFDMSHFSPDYQPWDERLCVVPDGDLLKALRDGKASVVTDHIETFTERGIALKSGREIEVDIVVTATGLQLQTLGGIELKIDGKVTRLNERMTYKGVLLEDTPNFAYLIGYTNASWTLKLDMATDYVCRLLKEMDRRRVGSVTPRAASGELQDDGILDSVRAGYIQRGGGALPRQGRDVPWRVFHNYEWDRAMFRKPIEDPALEWMRPAALTFIRKDKTPGASKQRVA
- a CDS encoding AraC family transcriptional regulator — protein: MRDIGHDPLPLLRRHRIRLKSLDDEDTLLPLRSVVHLMEATATEANCGDFGLRMARAHDVSILGPLGVAMQNAWTFKDAIDYTSRFLFLQSPGLVVSYFAKSEFDDRAAEVSIDIVLDPRPPLRQSIDLSLGSAHRISQLLAGEHYKLRAVTLPHTPVVSLAVYQRFFGARVIPGQERASLHIDRATFREKLRSTNPALREIAEDYLSRHFRNPNDSVTSRVRLAIRRTLGVQPARKNDLAGMLGFHPRTMQRRLEAEGSSFEAIKDAVRKELALQYLRETTIPLAKLASMLAFPEHSALTRSCRRWFGAPPSAIRRDLVVVGKNKVTVSKSERAS
- a CDS encoding DUF3551 domain-containing protein, whose protein sequence is MKRILKMISAPALCALGVIVFAPRGAQAAEYCAQEPSVIKGCGFSSLEQCRASVSGTAGTCALGPDWGNTAMAYQPRQPATRGARASAKRSTE
- a CDS encoding LysR family transcriptional regulator, translated to MTHVQFAELTAFVAVAEQLSFTKAAVQVGVALPTMSQTIRSLEERLGVRLFNRTTRSVALTEAGERLLAEIQPIVEGIDHALESVNLFRDKPIGTLRLAVSRPSATTVLAPLIQPFLAEYPGIHLEVSVDDTHGDIVSGRFDAGIRVGRRIERDMTVLRLHDDFRMLAVAAPNYLARHPAPSVPKDLHTHSCIRCRFPWDGSIQPWIFVNGRQQVEIAVKGSFTVNDLDLLLSATLDGVGISYLAEPLAAPYLAQGRLIALLAGWSFTLPGVFLYHPNRRQTPMPLMVFLKFIKKWRGRIPMANALIADRAI
- a CDS encoding DUF2076 domain-containing protein — translated: MTPQERQLIDDLFDRLAKLENAPRDGEAMSAIMQGLRSAPNAVYALVQTALVQDEALKRAHDRIQELEAAVSQQPPAQQQGGGFLDSMRDAVFGQGQPHGSVPPVRAPDVGGSRPVWNSGQAMQQAGGYGQNYGQPPQQYGQGQYGQPYGGPQPPAFGGGTPGGGGGSFLGTAAAAAAGVVGGGLLLSSIRGMMGGGSHQSLADAGGLGGGSRPWSGDQSSSDLARDAGINDVGSSGRGNDNSSSRSGLFDQASNNSNNNDDNTDHDSDGFDHDDDDDGGFDGGSDDSNYA
- a CDS encoding ChbG/HpnK family deacetylase; translation: MSESPPRRIWLCADDYGLSDGVNRAIRDLIERGRLNATSVMTVTPAIGREAAAALQASVTCSPRCAIGLHVTLTAPFRPLTMHFRPLDGDMFLPFAKLLRAGLMRRLDAELVHAEVLAQLDAFHDLFGRAPDFVDGHQHAQLFPQVRDGFLRAVKERAPQAWVRQCGRDGPLARLVGPKALVLNVLSTQFRAKATRAGLTFNPAFAGAYDFTRENDFAALMRGFLDGMPDGGLVMCHPGFVDDTLKSLDPLTTQRETEHAYLAGDDFPALVALNKVTLA
- a CDS encoding glycosyltransferase family 2 protein, encoding MMLGSDVSSLTTTAKTAAAQGLSIVVPVYNEAAGLAALHQRLIDLAKSLRARYGLPCEVVYVDDGSADTTLAIARGLPADGLDLQVVSLSRNFGKEAALMAGLDHARRGAVLFMDGDGQHPPTLVEQLVAHWIDDGYDVVYTAKAHRDNESAFRRLAGRGFYALINWGARQKIPEDAGDFRLLSPRAAAALRQLPERNRFFKGLASWIGFRQIRVDYEPAPRAHGVTTFNAGRLIGLSIEGLTSFSVAPLRFASLLGALLAGAAFLFGLSILWEVLTTGKQVPGYPSLMIGVMTIGGVQLIMIGIVGEYIGKILSELKARPIYFVAEHTEKHADGGAAQSAAERTAAE